Below is a window of Clostridiales bacterium DNA.
GTTTGCGGAACCCTGCTGGAAAACCGGGAACTGGAGCATGAGGGGATTGTCCCCTTCTGTCCCCGGTGCAGGGAATTCCGCTTTCCCATGTACAATGTTGCCGTCAGCATGATCGTCATCAACAAGGAAAACCGCAAAACCCTGCTGGTCAGGCAGTACGGAAAGGATTTCTACCGGCTGGTCGCCGGCTATGTCAACCGCACCGAGCCGCTGGAGCACGCCGTCGCCCGGGAACTGAAGGAGGAAACCGGCATGACCGCCGTCCGGATCCGGTTCAACCGGACGCAGTTTTTCGAGCCGTCCAATACGCTGATGTGCAATTTCACCGCCTTCGTGAAGGATGACAGCGAGTTCAGCCCCAACTATGAGATCGATTCATGGGCCTGGTTTTCTTTCAATGAAGCCCGGAAAAACGTCAATCCGGAAATCCTGGCCGGGCGTTTCCTGAACGCCTGCCTGGATGACCTGGAATCATCCGGCGAATATCCCGCCAGAAAAACCTGATCAGATGACGCTCCCGAACCTATAGCGAAACCGGCTGCCTGAAGGCAGCCGGTTTGTTTTTTAGTTTATATTCCTGTGCAGCCGGCCTTCGGATTACTTCAGGTCAATATCCATGTAGACGGGAATATGGTCCGAAGCATTCTGTACATCGTGGCCGATGACCGCGTTGTACAGCCGGACGTCCACGTTTCCGCCCACAAACAGGTGGTCAACACAGAGTTCGGTATCCCCGGGATCGGGCGGCACCTGATATCCGAAGAAGGTGGAACAGCCGCGGACCTGCACCCCGGCTTCATACTTGGCGTCCCGGACGCCGGCCGCCTGCATGAATTCCCGGTACAGTTCCGACTGCTCCGGGGTGTTGAAATCACCCGCCATGATGATCGGCAGGCCCGCGTATTTCTGTGCGGTCTCGGCGGCAAAGGCCGTCAGGTCCGACATATTGCGCGCATAGTTTTCGGGCTCATCCCGCGGGGCGGGATGCGTGTTGGTCATCACAAACCGGGTGCCGTCGGACCGTCTTTCAAAAACAGCCACCGAAAATACCCGGGAGGGACTCTTGTAGTCCAGGTCCAGGATGTACTCCTCCACCAGGTTTACGGTCTGCGGATTGTACAGGAAACAGGTCGTATTGTAGAGGAATCCGTCGGCGTTGCTCTTCCGGCAGGCCGTGGCATAAATG
It encodes the following:
- a CDS encoding NUDIX domain-containing protein, with translation MSHCQVCGTLLENRELEHEGIVPFCPRCREFRFPMYNVAVSMIVINKENRKTLLVRQYGKDFYRLVAGYVNRTEPLEHAVARELKEETGMTAVRIRFNRTQFFEPSNTLMCNFTAFVKDDSEFSPNYEIDSWAWFSFNEARKNVNPEILAGRFLNACLDDLESSGEYPARKT
- a CDS encoding endonuclease/exonuclease/phosphatase family protein, yielding MKQRTRLAVLLILVLTLCLVPPGIAEEPDDDPGLAEGASLRIMSYNILHPDWSRVPVKGRDEIVAGILQYYMPDVAALQEAGAKWHKALKPLLTEPGIYATACRKSNADGFLYNTTCFLYNPQTVNLVEEYILDLDYKSPSRVFSVAVFERRSDGTRFVMTNTHPAPRDEPENYARNMSDLTAFAAETAQKYAGLPIIMAGDFNTPEQSELYREFMQAAGVRDAKYEAGVQVRGCSTFFGYQVPPDPGDTELCVDHLFVGGNVDVRLYNAVIGHDVQNASDHIPVYMDIDLK